One Mesorhizobium sp. J428 DNA segment encodes these proteins:
- a CDS encoding TRAP transporter permease, whose protein sequence is MTRPDGTDGELEDVRLAPMELNEEEARELEEKFDSEMRFRKLSPATAWLVGSALVTLSLFHYYTAGFGLLHEMVHRGIHLSFVLALVFLVFPFWKSGYDRPATSTLLTPLGIPLYDWILAIAAVVAVAHVPLIPLDELAFRVGNPTRTDVALGLTLIVVLLEATRRSVGWPLPIIALLFMAYALFGPWMPSILVHPGNTVAQLVDHLYLTTQGIYGIALGVVATYVFHFVLFGVFATRIGLGQLFLDCAAWVAGRYAGGPAKVSIFGSALFGMISGSSVANTVTVGSLTIPAMIRLGYRRPFAAAVEAASSTGGQITPPIMGAAAFLMIEFLELPYTTIILAAIVPAFMHFFGVLMQVHFEAKRSGLRGMRPDEMPDLSAALKRDWPTIIPLIALIGVLLAGYTPYLAAFWGITLCIVVGLLNPRRRMTFLEVFEGLRDGAKYALAVGAAAATVGIVVGVVTLTGVGFKVSYIVTSTAAEMAAFVGTILPVDWFAPTTLTLLFTLLMTGVVCILMGCGIPTTANYIIMVTIAAPSLVMLGVEPIVAHFFVFYYGVLADITPPVALAAYAAAGMAGADPFKTGNLAFRLGLGKVLVPFVFVFSPSLLLVTKDFTWSSFILAFGGCAFGIVCLSAALSRYMLVPTRAWENILLVVAAMLMIAPEGYSTAIGAILVLPVLLRQFAAFRAPPALAS, encoded by the coding sequence ATGACGCGACCAGACGGCACCGACGGTGAACTTGAGGACGTTCGGCTCGCGCCGATGGAATTGAACGAGGAGGAGGCGCGCGAACTCGAGGAGAAGTTCGATTCCGAGATGCGCTTCCGCAAGCTTTCGCCGGCAACCGCCTGGCTGGTCGGCTCGGCATTGGTCACGCTGTCGCTGTTCCACTACTACACCGCCGGCTTCGGCCTACTGCACGAGATGGTCCACCGCGGCATCCATCTCTCTTTTGTCCTCGCGCTCGTCTTCCTGGTCTTCCCGTTCTGGAAAAGCGGCTACGACCGTCCCGCGACATCGACGCTTCTCACCCCCCTGGGAATCCCGCTCTACGACTGGATTCTGGCCATCGCCGCAGTCGTCGCCGTCGCGCATGTGCCGCTCATCCCGCTGGACGAACTGGCGTTCCGCGTCGGCAACCCGACCCGGACGGACGTGGCGCTCGGCCTGACGTTGATCGTCGTGCTGCTCGAGGCGACCCGCCGCTCGGTCGGCTGGCCGCTTCCGATCATCGCGCTTCTGTTCATGGCCTACGCGCTCTTCGGCCCTTGGATGCCGAGCATCCTGGTTCATCCGGGCAACACGGTCGCGCAGCTCGTCGACCATCTCTATCTGACCACGCAGGGTATCTACGGCATCGCGCTTGGCGTCGTGGCGACCTACGTTTTCCACTTCGTCCTGTTCGGTGTGTTCGCGACCCGCATCGGCCTCGGCCAGCTCTTTCTCGACTGCGCCGCCTGGGTGGCCGGACGCTATGCCGGCGGCCCTGCGAAAGTGTCCATCTTCGGCTCGGCGCTGTTCGGCATGATCTCGGGATCCTCGGTTGCCAACACCGTCACGGTGGGTTCGCTGACCATCCCGGCGATGATCCGCCTCGGCTACAGACGGCCGTTCGCCGCCGCCGTCGAAGCGGCGTCCTCGACGGGCGGGCAGATCACCCCGCCGATCATGGGAGCGGCCGCCTTCCTGATGATCGAGTTCCTCGAACTGCCCTATACGACGATCATCCTGGCCGCGATCGTGCCGGCCTTCATGCATTTCTTCGGCGTGCTCATGCAGGTCCATTTCGAGGCCAAGCGCAGCGGACTGCGCGGCATGCGGCCGGACGAAATGCCGGACCTGTCGGCTGCATTGAAGCGCGACTGGCCTACCATCATCCCGCTCATCGCGCTGATCGGTGTCCTGCTCGCCGGCTATACGCCCTATCTCGCCGCCTTCTGGGGCATCACGCTGTGCATCGTCGTCGGCCTGCTCAATCCACGTCGCCGCATGACGTTCCTTGAGGTGTTCGAAGGGCTGCGTGACGGCGCGAAATACGCTCTGGCCGTCGGCGCCGCGGCGGCGACCGTCGGCATCGTCGTCGGCGTCGTCACCCTCACCGGCGTCGGCTTCAAGGTGTCCTACATAGTCACCTCGACAGCCGCCGAGATGGCAGCCTTCGTCGGCACGATCCTGCCGGTTGACTGGTTCGCGCCGACCACGCTGACGCTTCTCTTCACGCTGCTTATGACGGGCGTGGTTTGCATCCTGATGGGATGCGGCATCCCGACGACCGCCAATTACATCATCATGGTGACGATCGCCGCCCCATCGCTGGTCATGCTGGGCGTCGAACCCATCGTCGCCCACTTCTTCGTCTTCTACTACGGTGTCCTGGCCGACATCACGCCTCCGGTGGCGCTCGCCGCCTACGCCGCCGCCGGCATGGCCGGGGCCGACCCGTTCAAGACCGGCAACCTTGCCTTCCGCCTTGGACTCGGCAAGGTGCTCGTGCCGTTCGTCTTCGTCTTCTCGCCCTCTCTTCTGCTCGTGACGAAGGACTTCACCTGGTCCAGCTTCATCCTCGCCTTCGGCGGCTGCGCATTCGGCATTGTCTGCCTAAGCGCGGCCCTGTCGCGCTACATGCTGGTTCCCACCAGAGCATGGGAGAACATCTTGCTTGTCGTCGCTGCCATGCTAATGATCGCGCCTGAAGGATATTCCACCGCGATAGGAGCAATCCTGGTCCTGCCGGTGCTCTTGCGCCAGTTCGCCGCCTTCAGGGCACCCCCTGCCCTGGCGAGTTAG
- a CDS encoding META domain-containing protein: protein MSRFAMMFAAFIVAAPLPAFADEPETPLMTSSAAQSSLDWSGAWTRMELAGPDGALQPLPAAAKLTFEVDKELRVSLSVGCNRIGTQIVPGEGNAVTFAPGMATEMACPGEIGDAEQKLTDAIQKVAGYETRGTNVVFLDATGKPLMLIGR, encoded by the coding sequence ATGTCGCGATTTGCAATGATGTTCGCAGCATTCATCGTCGCCGCACCCTTGCCCGCCTTCGCAGACGAGCCGGAGACCCCGCTGATGACGAGTTCCGCCGCGCAATCGAGCCTCGACTGGTCGGGCGCCTGGACGCGGATGGAACTCGCCGGCCCCGACGGGGCGCTGCAGCCCTTGCCGGCGGCGGCGAAGCTCACCTTCGAAGTCGACAAGGAATTGCGCGTCTCGCTCTCGGTCGGCTGTAACCGCATCGGCACCCAGATCGTGCCGGGCGAGGGCAACGCCGTCACCTTCGCGCCGGGCATGGCGACGGAGATGGCATGCCCCGGCGAGATCGGCGACGCCGAGCAGAAGCTCACCGATGCAATCCAGAAGGTCGCCGGATACGAGACGCGCGGCACGAACGTCGTCTTCCTCGACGCGACCGGCAAGCCGCTGATGCTGATCGGGCGCTGA
- a CDS encoding DMT family transporter, with product MSVAPRHTLFATGRQKLLGHLAMIGFAAFVAGSFSFGAIAAPHVAPAALNAVRFAIGTGVMTGVAMALTGGHIEWPRAVWRYGVLGALMAAFFVTMFVALRFTDPVSSGAVFTLMPIASAGFGWLLLGQVPRGTVVVSIVLAAVGSLWVVFRGDLAAAARFEVGRGELIFFAGVLCHAAYGPLIRRFNRGEEGVVFTLWTVAATGLCLAAWGLRDIVATDWMSLPTEVWVTILYLATFTSGGSFFLTQYASMRLPAAKVLAYSYLTPVFIILYEGLMGHGWASAPVVAGASVIVLGLLVMAFAGD from the coding sequence ATGAGCGTCGCGCCAAGGCATACGCTTTTCGCCACCGGCCGGCAGAAGCTGCTGGGCCATCTGGCGATGATCGGATTCGCGGCCTTCGTGGCGGGATCTTTCTCGTTCGGCGCGATTGCTGCGCCACATGTCGCACCCGCCGCGCTCAACGCGGTGCGTTTCGCGATCGGCACCGGCGTCATGACGGGGGTGGCGATGGCATTGACGGGCGGGCACATCGAGTGGCCGCGCGCGGTCTGGCGCTATGGCGTGCTCGGCGCACTGATGGCGGCGTTCTTCGTCACCATGTTCGTCGCGCTCCGGTTCACCGATCCCGTCTCGAGCGGAGCGGTGTTCACCTTGATGCCGATCGCCAGTGCCGGCTTCGGCTGGCTGCTCCTGGGACAGGTGCCGCGCGGCACGGTCGTCGTGAGCATTGTCTTGGCGGCGGTCGGGTCGCTGTGGGTCGTCTTCCGGGGCGACCTCGCGGCGGCCGCGCGCTTCGAGGTCGGCAGGGGAGAGCTGATCTTCTTTGCCGGCGTGTTGTGCCACGCGGCCTACGGGCCGCTGATCCGGCGCTTCAACCGGGGAGAGGAAGGGGTCGTCTTCACGCTATGGACGGTCGCGGCGACCGGTCTCTGCCTGGCGGCGTGGGGGCTGCGCGACATCGTCGCCACGGACTGGATGAGCCTGCCGACCGAAGTCTGGGTGACCATCCTCTATCTCGCCACCTTCACCAGCGGCGGTTCCTTCTTTCTCACCCAATATGCTTCCATGCGGCTGCCTGCGGCCAAGGTGCTCGCCTACAGCTATCTGACGCCGGTGTTCATCATCCTCTACGAGGGTCTGATGGGACATGGATGGGCGAGCGCGCCGGTGGTGGCCGGCGCGAGCGTCATCGTGCTCGGCCTCCTCGTCATGGCTTTCGCCGGCGACTAG
- the preA gene encoding NAD-dependent dihydropyrimidine dehydrogenase subunit PreA: MADIRNNFVGIKSPNPFWLASAPPTDKAYNVERAFKAGWGGVVWKTLGEEGPPVVNVNGPRYGAIWGADRRLLGLNNIELITDRALQLNLQEIKQVKKNWPDRALVASIMVPCEEASWKAILPLVEETECDGIELNFGCPHGMSERGMGSAVGQVPEYIEMVARWCKQYTRMPVIVKLTPNITDIRYPARAAHKGGADAVSLINTISSITAVNLDTFSPEPSIDGKGSHGGYCGPAVKPIALNMVAEIARDPQTRGLPISGIGGVTTWRDAAEFLALGAGNVQVCTAAMTYGFKIVQEMIAGLENWMDEKGHRSLDDIIGRATPNVTDWQYLNLNYITKAHIDQDLCIKCGRCHIACEDTSHQAITSMVDGVRHFEVMEDECVGCNLCVNVCPVEGCIDMVPLAAGALDQRTGKIVQPNYANWTQHPNNPMSKAPAKVAEPAE; this comes from the coding sequence ATGGCTGATATCCGTAACAATTTCGTCGGCATCAAGAGCCCGAACCCGTTCTGGCTGGCTTCCGCGCCGCCGACCGACAAGGCCTACAATGTCGAGCGCGCCTTCAAGGCGGGCTGGGGCGGCGTGGTGTGGAAGACCCTGGGCGAGGAAGGTCCGCCGGTCGTCAACGTCAACGGCCCGCGTTACGGCGCGATCTGGGGCGCGGACAGGCGGCTGCTCGGCCTCAACAATATCGAGCTCATCACCGACCGCGCCCTGCAGCTCAACCTGCAGGAGATCAAGCAGGTCAAGAAGAACTGGCCCGACCGCGCGCTCGTCGCCTCGATCATGGTGCCGTGCGAGGAGGCGTCCTGGAAGGCGATCCTGCCGCTGGTCGAGGAGACCGAGTGCGACGGCATCGAGCTCAATTTCGGCTGCCCGCACGGCATGAGCGAGCGCGGCATGGGCTCGGCCGTTGGTCAGGTGCCCGAATACATCGAGATGGTGGCGCGCTGGTGCAAGCAGTACACCCGCATGCCGGTGATCGTGAAGCTGACGCCCAACATCACCGACATCCGCTATCCGGCGCGCGCGGCGCACAAGGGCGGGGCTGACGCGGTGTCGCTGATCAACACGATCTCGTCGATCACCGCGGTCAATCTCGACACGTTCTCGCCCGAGCCGTCGATCGACGGCAAGGGCAGCCACGGCGGCTATTGCGGGCCGGCGGTGAAGCCGATCGCGCTCAACATGGTGGCGGAGATCGCGCGCGACCCGCAGACGCGCGGCCTGCCGATCTCCGGCATCGGCGGCGTGACCACCTGGCGCGACGCGGCTGAGTTCCTGGCGCTCGGCGCCGGCAATGTGCAGGTCTGCACGGCGGCGATGACCTACGGCTTCAAGATCGTGCAGGAGATGATCGCGGGGCTGGAGAACTGGATGGACGAGAAGGGCCATCGGAGCCTCGACGACATCATCGGCCGCGCCACGCCGAACGTCACCGACTGGCAGTATCTCAACCTCAACTACATCACCAAGGCGCACATCGACCAGGATCTCTGCATCAAGTGCGGCCGCTGCCACATCGCCTGCGAGGACACCTCGCACCAGGCGATCACCTCGATGGTTGATGGCGTGCGGCATTTCGAGGTGATGGAGGACGAGTGCGTGGGCTGCAACCTGTGCGTCAATGTCTGCCCAGTCGAAGGCTGCATCGACATGGTGCCGCTTGCGGCGGGGGCGCTCGACCAGCGGACGGGCAAGATCGTCCAGCCGAACTATGCCAACTGGACGCAGCACCCGAACAACCCGATGTCCAAGGCTCCCGCCAAGGTGGCCGAGCCGGCGGAGTAG